In Brevibacillus brevis, a genomic segment contains:
- a CDS encoding aldo/keto reductase, with the protein MNHRKLGKSGLLVSELCLGTMLFGGSTEEEEAIRMVHRFLDAGGNFIDTADVYTEGVSEQIVGKAIQGRRSEVVLATKAGIAVGPHPNDRGSTRKHLMDGVEASLRRLNTDYIDLFQLHVWDHETPLEETLRTLDDLVKAGKVRYVGCCNFLAWQLMKSLACSDAKDYVRFVSIQQQYSLVSREMDREHMSLCQEEQVGIIPWGPLGGGLLTGKYSSLEKPDAGRFSLGLSGEFDYQNKFTPKNFEIVQAVNEVARQTEKTPSQVALNWLLGKEGIVSPIIGANSFAQFEQNMGAAGWSLTPEQWSYLDDVSRLPSEYPARMQERFRRTW; encoded by the coding sequence ATGAACCACCGGAAATTGGGAAAAAGCGGACTGCTCGTATCTGAATTGTGCCTGGGAACCATGCTGTTTGGCGGGTCAACAGAGGAGGAGGAGGCAATCCGCATGGTGCATCGGTTTCTTGATGCGGGCGGAAACTTTATCGATACGGCAGATGTTTATACAGAAGGGGTTTCCGAGCAGATAGTGGGGAAAGCGATCCAAGGGCGCAGATCCGAGGTCGTACTGGCTACGAAGGCGGGGATTGCAGTCGGACCTCACCCGAATGACAGAGGCTCGACCCGGAAACATCTCATGGATGGCGTGGAGGCAAGCCTGCGCCGATTGAATACCGACTACATCGATTTGTTTCAATTGCACGTATGGGACCATGAAACCCCGTTGGAAGAAACCTTGCGGACGCTCGACGATCTGGTCAAGGCGGGAAAAGTGCGATATGTGGGCTGCTGCAACTTTCTCGCATGGCAGCTGATGAAATCGCTGGCCTGCAGCGATGCCAAAGACTATGTTCGCTTCGTTTCCATTCAGCAGCAGTACAGCCTGGTGAGCCGGGAAATGGATCGGGAGCACATGTCGCTGTGCCAGGAGGAGCAGGTAGGGATCATTCCATGGGGGCCGCTTGGGGGAGGTCTGTTGACAGGTAAATACAGTTCGCTTGAAAAGCCGGACGCCGGTCGATTCTCTCTCGGATTAAGCGGGGAGTTTGATTACCAGAACAAGTTTACGCCGAAAAATTTCGAGATTGTTCAAGCAGTGAATGAGGTGGCCCGCCAAACGGAAAAAACGCCGTCACAGGTCGCATTGAACTGGTTGTTAGGCAAAGAGGGGATTGTGTCCCCGATTATAGGGGCAAACAGCTTTGCTCAATTTGAACAAAATATGGGCGCTGCCGGTTGGTCGCTCACGCCTGAGCAGTGGAGCTATCTGGATGACGTCAGCCGTTTGCCAAGCGAATATCCGGCCCGCATGCAGGAAAGATTCAGACG